TGCGGCTATAGCAGGCAGTATTCCAACCTGTATTGCCTGATATGattgaaaaataataaaagaacaaTCACTTGTTACCGAGCTAGTATTGTCCAGTACCATTAATTGATCAGCTAGAAAATATTAGTTGACATGTACCGGTCCAACCGGTATTTGAAACCTTTGATTGCAGAAGGGTATCAAGAAAATTGCTAAACAGACTCTACCCCTTCCTGGTAACCTGTACAATTTGTAGGGGTACACATAATGTAATAAGGGATGGATTAGGAATTGCTCAAAGTTGTCTAATGATGAAATTGCATCATAATCTTTTGCCCACAAGTTTTGCAAATGAAGGAACATGGTGTAATAGTTGTGGTTGGAAACTTGGGATAAAGCATCAATCAAGTGGTTGCTTATGTTGGTTGATACTTAAGCACATAAGAAAACTATACAGCGGCTGCCATTTGAGTCATAGAACCAAGAGGAAGTTGGCGACACATAGATCTCCAAATATCTGTTATATATATGATTTGTCAATGTTTCTTGAGAGATTTAATAAAGGGTTATAGAGTTTGTGAAAATTGATATTCACTACATTGTGTTTGTTTTAATTACTAGGGTCATCAGTACGAGACAGTATCCGGTTTCATCTGCGAGGTGTTTGGTTATATACCAGAAGAAGGTGCCAAGATTGTTGTGGTGCTTGAGAAGGCAAACCGAGAAGAGAACAGTGAATACAGAAATGAAGAGTCAGATGGTCCAAGCAGGAATGAAAGACATCAAAAATATGAAATTGAGGTACCATGCATAAATATTCAAGAATCTACACTAAGTTTAATCACTGTCTTCAAATCTTTTCTAGTTGTATTAAACAAGTGCTTCAGACTCACAATTACGCAAATCATAAGCCAGAAGCATTTCTGGCAAATTAGCATAACATGTTATCAGGGAATGCTTGAATTTACATATTTGTGTTAGCTATTTCCAAGAAACTATTTATGTTGGGCAATATGTCAATGGTCCCATCATGCCAAACCGAAGGTCTTTCTTAGATGTAATGGGATTGTTAAAGCGAAAAAGACAACCAATTGTTGAGGCAATAAATCTTTACATTTAGGTCAGACTGGAATAGGAATGCATATACAACTTCAAGTCGTAGACTGGAATTTGGTTTTCTGTTTAAGCAGTATGTATCATTGTAGTAACTAATCCAAAAGTCTGATACATCAAGATGAATATTCTTCTAGCAATTAATCTTGGACATTTTTTCTCAAGTCATAAACTGGAAATGAATCTTGACATTTAAGATTcaacaaaatatacataatttcatcatcttaAATTGATTGAGTTACCTTTTATATTGTGTAGCTCTCACTCATCGAATAGGCTAACCATTTAATGCACAAAATAGCATATCCTATCAAGCCTAAAAAGTCCTccatgttatgctattgttgttgaTTGGGTGGATATCATGCAGATCAGAATCAAATACTGTTGTTTGAATGAATATGGGAGATATGTAGTTCTAATACTTATCTGTACAAAGAAATGTTACCTTTGTGTAGGAAGCTCTATACTGATTTAGTTTGTTTGTTATTACAGAAATTCCTAACACAGCTAATGTTCTAAAAGAATAGCTAATAATTATGTAGATGATGGGGAGAATAATCATATAAACAGTTTTTGCTACTTTTCAAATTAAATTGTAGCTGGGATATTTTAGTAGAAATCATCCCAAGGAACTCTCTTATGTTTTAGTTGTTTTTTTGGCTTTGTTATACAGTCCTCTTTGTAAGTTGCCTCACTAGTGGATAACACTGTTCTTCTTAGATTATATCTCCAAAATAAAGAACACTTTTCACTAAGTTCTGCAGTTTGTTAGGAATAGCCAAAGTGTCATCCTAAAATTTCAAACAGAGGGACAACAGTTAAGGACATGCCACATGTTGAATGATCAGAGATTAGGTTCTGTCCTTGTTTTCACTCAATCTGAGGGGAAAGAACATGTGACAAACCAAATCATTCTGGTCCTTTATATATACAAATTGAATCATTTgaacatttaataatccttgatgAGTTTGTCGGAGTATTGTCTCATCCTTCACCTTCAGCACCAACATTGTTTTTAGTTTGCTTCAAGCATGGTGACAGTTTTTGTGTCCTTATGGAATGTGGATGTTGTCCTTCCATTGGACTTCTCATGTCATTAAGGCTTTGCTCCTATTTTCTATCCAAGGTTTGCAATATCGaatggtacgggcggtatgtaccgatccGTCAACAGACTAGTACATGGACCGGCACTACCGAGCGGTACCGTCGATTGAGGCCGTTATTGTCGACGTTGaccaagggagaagaaagagggagtcGACGATGACCGAGGGAGAAGGTGAAAGAAGAGGCAGAAGGGGAAGAAACaaatagggaaaaaaaaaacGGAGAACCTGAGATCGGCGCCGCTCTCCTTGTCTGaggcgacttctcatccgcgcgAGGGGAGAAGAGTATCGGTGTTGCGGGGCGAAAAGAAGCGATGCCTCAacgaaattgttttttttttttctgtgacgTCGCTTGAGAAGAGAGGCAacgtcacaatttttttttttttctgctacatcacctcggcgacgtcgccccacgtggggagaagagaggtataCCAAGCGATTtacctcttttatatatatatatatatatatatatgccaagcGGGATACTGAAATATACCGCTCGTTATACAGTACCGTACCACTCCGAGCAAATCTCGAAATTCCAGTAtgatacgaaatttcaatccttgtttCTATCTGCTTTTTTTTTCAGAAATGCCTTTGATCTGTACaaggttttgttttgtttttctttattcaTTTGTTTTATGTGGTTTGAGTTATTGTTTCTGTGCTTTTTTGAGAAAAGTATGAAGATAATCTCATAGATGTTGTAGGACATTGATTTTGGGTTCATCATTTTGAATTGTAATATCTCTACAATTTTCTAGCTTCTACCATCATATTTCGCACCTTTGATTTCACATTTTTGGAACatgttgatattgaattatctttAGGTACATCAAACTGTTCTTTGATATAAATCATCTGTATCTTCTGTTAGGCATTTTTTGTTCGTGTGGACTATTCCTCTCCATACTAGAACCGCACTTTTATTGCTGGACTCTTATTGGTAAAAGAACTGAATTTGTGCCCTGGAGACTGACTTCATGGACTTTCAATATCTGTGTGGAATGCCACTTTCTCAACTCTGACCATCACAAGCGTCCTCCTGGCCTACCTATATCAACTCCTCTCAGATACCTTTTTGTAGCCTGTGGTTTTATTTCGAAAGTAATCCAAGTATCTGAACCTGGCAAATTCTTCTTGGCAAATGCTAACCAATGATCAGAGTGTCACATATCATCATGCAGTGCAGTGGCAACAAGGCTATGTCGCATTAGGATACCTAAGCACATAGTAAGATGCAAATGCCTTATTTAGAAGTTGTGTAATATCTACTAGATTTGCACTTTAAATTTATACACTGACATGGAGTATGACATGCACCTAGGTCCTCCTATATATGATCAGCCTGGTACATACTTTGATTTGGTGCATCTCTTATAATTATGTAGCCCTTGTCGAACGACAAAGATAAATTATACTGAAAGCTAATGCATCATTTGTCATCTTACACTGCCCAAAGATTACCAACACTCATTTGAAGCTCTCTTTTTATCATCCTGCACTTGACAAGGAAATTTGCAGTAACTTGTAGATTTATTTCTTGGAATATGCAGATATTGGAAGCTGATGCAAGGAAAGTTGCTAAAGTCCATTTTAAACCActaagtaatcaaggtgcagattTGGATGCAAAGGGCATAAATCGTGTAGTTTCCAAAAAGGTGGTCAAGAGGAAGAAGCAAATTGATCAACTACAGAGGTTGGAAGAAGACAAACCTCTCCAAGTCACATTTGATGAGAAGTTGAAGGGCTCAGACTGCTCTCttccaatataaataaaaaccaaGGAAATCTGGATGCTATGGACCAGATGTGTGGATGAACAGAGGTGAAGAGTAGTGTCATCTGTTTTGTTGCTCATAACTTCATGGAGGACAGTGAACGAGCTGATTACTAGCAAGATCTTGATGTTCTGCAACTCTCTGATCATCATGGTTATCGAGCCAACAGGACGAAGGATCGCAGACCTAAATTGCGGTGGAAGAACCAATGTGTTATGCATAATATTCGGGTTCAGCCTCCGCTTTTTGAAAAActggttttgttttttttttctcctctcatCTCTTTAATTTGCTGCTGTTTGGGGTTTTCTTGTGACAGAGCAGTGGAAGATATGGTTGGTTTGTTTTTGTGCCTCATGATGAATTTGGTAGATTTGCTGATGTAACTGGCCGTGTGTACTAAATGATGTGGAGCGAGTAGAATCCAATGGCATTGGAGGAGTGCAGAATGATAGGGAATGTTTTTGTGGCCTGAGGAGCAAGGCTGATGTGGAGCCTACAACCATGCTGCTTAGGGAGATAAAGTGGAAGAGTAATCCACATGAAGCATGAACGTGAGGAGTTGCAAAGGAGTTTGCAGAAGGTATTAATGTCACGTAATGCAGTGTTCTCTTGTCCTGTTTTAGAGGCAGCTTCCAACCAATGTCTCCATCGCCAGGTCAATTTGATTGGGACTTTTAAACTGCAAGTCGAAGCCACGAACAaatcctgattggagaggttgtttATTGCGCCAGGTCTATTAAGCTGTTTGTTAAGTTATATTTTGATTCTCCGACATGTGAAAGAGTTTGAAGTTGATTAGGGTTTCGAGTTTGTCATAGGTTGACGTGTTTGGGATCAGGGATTTGAATGATGATCTTGTAAGAATTATGTCGTGGCATACCCAACAAAAACCCTTCTGATGTAAACAATTACGTGAGTCATTCGATCATCAATGAATCATGAGTTTGTGTATCTAAATAATTAATCAGAACATGGTTGTGTAATGAATCATGAGAATCGTTCAGACTATGTATGATTATGGGGTAACAATTCGTCAATGTTAAGTTGGTCTATGGCTATGATCTCATCTGAGCTCACAACTAGGATGATGGGTTGTTGTTACTAACTCTATCATATTGTCAATGTCAGTGTCTTGTTGATTTTATACGATCGGAATTTGGTAATTTGGTTTATGTGTCGGTCAAATGGGTGTGATGTGTCGTCGGGCTACCTAACTTGGTTACTGAGAGTTTAAAATCGTATGTGTCGGTCAAATGGGTGTGATGTGTCGTCGGGCTACCTAACTTGGCTACTGAGTCTGAACTCGTAGGTGTGTCGTGGTTTGGTCGATGGCGATGAGAGATTATATGTACCGAAACCGAGACATATTTTGTGTGTCGATTAGAACCTTGGTATGCCGATTATGGCATATCAATACATATCTGAGTGAGTTttggaaaaagataaaaaatctgaaggaaaaaaaaaacgttGGTACATGCATCAGctattctttcccctttttttgttttttttttttctgtatcaaATGTACTTGATGGTGCATGTTTTATACAGATGTACTACTGGGCAGCATGAGCTCTATCCGATAGAACTTCTCGGATAGAACTCATGAAAGGAGTTCTATCCGAGAAGTTGTCATGTAAACCACCCGATGGTTCGAAtcggaactcaattggatcaatgGTATGACGGTTCTAAAGCAAATCGAGACCGAGTTCTAATAACTTAGTTCCAATTCTATGAAATCTGAAACCGAAACTATTCGATCCTGAatcgacaaaaaaagaaaaaaagaaaatctaaccAATAAAATACCCTGTCAAATGATGAATCTTTTTTGGAAGCTTAATAAACAATTAATTAGAGggatattttcaaaaaattaaaattattacaaaaaaaataaaaataggtgCCAAAACAGTCGAGTTCCAGTTTCATATTCGACCGAAGCAAAATCATAAATTCTGAAACTGAGGCTAAGACTAATGATCCGTAAGTGTATGAtcgcttcctcctaccaatccacTTCTGGATCTCCATAATAACAAAACAGTGATGTTACATTCAATTTTATGATACTACCAAGTGGTACTGATAACTCAACCGTAAATTCATGGATCAACAGTAATGCGAGCAACAATGGAAGAACTATATTGACTCAACCAGTTGAGTTTTATCACACAGGAAACTGCAAAAGATAAATCAACAAATACAGCAGGAAAcagttagtatatatatataaatatatatatatataacaaggatAAGCCCAGGCATGCTATAGACCTACAACTCGTAATTCCTCGCAGAGATCATCTTTCATGCCATTTTCCCAGGATTTATCAGGGAAAACGAAGGGAACAGGAGGAACACAACACTTCCATCTGAAAACTTACGGTTCCAGCTTCATGGAGACAACACGGGATTGCCTGTTGCGCTTTGCCAATCTCACAAAGACCACCGATAAGCATGAGGGAGCCCACCATGGTTTACGGACCTCTTGTTCCCCTTTCAGGCATGCAACTGCGAGTAATGGAAGAAACATGTCAATGCACATACGGTTGTAGCTCTTTGATGGCCCAACTAAAAATCTATCATGGGGTCAAAATGCTTAGGTTTGGTTCCGAAGTTATTGGTCCACAATGAAACACTCATTTTTACCAGCTGCAATTGTCTTAAAGCTAGCTCcatctaaattatttatcatataagcaggaattaaaaaaaattattcttggaGAAAAATCAAATAACTTTCTTTTGCACACAAAAGAAAGAATACACTGCAGACAGCAACTAACAGGAAGTTGAAAAATATGATGAAATCTTCAAACTTATGAAGCAAAGGTGTCACCAGAAAGCAAATATCTGATTCTTATAATTAACAAGTAGATAAATAAGCAAAACCATAGGCTCATTTTCAATAAGCAAAGAATCTTTGGAGGCTAGCCGATCCCAAATACATGGGACTTACGGTTTTGTCGTTGTTATTGTAGAAATATTTGGAGCCTCACCCAGTGTAAACAACTGACCAAGCCAGTCATCCTTCAATTGATTAACTTGCATTCCGTCACTAAAGATAACATTTACATGATGTTCCTCGTAACTCCTTAAAGAGGTACTTATTTCATGCAAATTTTGTACATCATAGTTTATGCCCATCCGAGAATGTAGATCTCGACGTGACTGTGGATTGATATACAAATCTCTCAGTTGTAGGCAGCATACAACTAACCAGTGTGGCCTGCCCCTACTATACCCTTTTCAGAACTTCTCAGTTGAAACTAGAACAATATTAACTGAAACTGATCAATACTATAAAATTCCACATGATAATGATTTCAATACTATAATTtttttcactatttgatttaaCTCCAGAGCTCACTTTGGTTCAACCTTGAAACACAGTTGAAAAAGAAAAGGACTTATCATCAAACAGTGGGAATGAACAAGGAAAAATGACCACAAACAAAAGCAGATGACGGCTAGTTGGTTATAAACAGTTCCGGCCAATGACCACCACAGGCAGCCATGCTGAGAAGCAATCCTTGATTTCATGTAAAATTTTCCTTCACCTTTGAACTCACTCATGATAACATAATACCAAAGTTACATGCAAAATGACTATGAACTTTGTAGACATAGAAAGAGAGAATTGACATCAAGTGGGGGAcgattttcacatataaatgtAAAATATAGAGTTTTACTTGATCTTTTTTCAGGCAGCCAGGCTGAGAAGCAATCCTTGATTTCATGTAAAATTTTCCTTCACCTTTGAACTCACTAATGATAACATGATACCAAAGTTGCATGCAAAATGACTATGAACTTTGTCGACATAGAAAGAGAGAATTGACATCAAGTGGGGGAcgattttcacatataaatgcAAATATAGAGTTTTACTTGATCTTTTTTCCCTCATTATCATTAGTGGTAAGATGCTACATAAAATCAACTGTAAAATTATGCACCCTAAACTACATCAGTGGTGATGTGGTTTATGGTTAGAGGAACAAGAGTAGGTAACATATTATGAGTATTTTGTATGTTATCTTCCTTTCAGTGATAATGTGAATATTGTGAGAAGTGAGAGGTTCTGCAACAAAATCAATTATGACTGATTGATCATTCTTCAGACCCTAAGCATTTACAAAATTTGTACTTGTATCATAGTGTTAAATTTTTATAAGTACATATGAAAGTGCTTGCAAATGTGAATACACTAATGTGCTAAATTTCACATAAAACAATCACACAGTGATCTCCATGCTCTTCAAAGAAATAAAGAATACAATAGAGTACAAAGATAGTCATGCATATCTGATGTTGTAAAGTGCACTAGTATTGGCAACGAAGACTCAGGGTACAAGAATTTATGCAAGATACAGAAAGTTAGAGAAACATAACAACAGTTAAGACTGATAAACCCCGTGATGTCATTTAGACCATGAACCACATTCACCTTTTATAAAGAAAGAACACTAACAAGTTCAAATTCTTATCAGGATAAGGAACTCCATGGAGATTGAACACTGATAAAAACTTAATTTACTGATTTGGGTATGGCACTTCTTGTTCTGTACTCTGTTTGGTCAGTGATAAgtaaacatgatcattgtcaaATCCTGAGAATGGGCTAATTTGTATATAGGATGAATACTGAAGCTTTAACAAGCCAGTCGTTGAAGAGGCTTCGTTAATCTTTAACACACTGAACATTTCAATTTAGCCATCAAGCATAAAATTATGAGGCTGAATAATTGTTTAAATATGGCTAATAGAGAGAGACTTTTCACATTTCAATGTACTTCAAGAAATGATGAACATAAGGGAGAAGTATCATTGAACCTTTTATGCGTCTTAACTCCTTGCAAAGTGTAATAAAGTCACCCCATTTCATGTGGCATCGCCTGATAAAGCGCAGAATCTGCTCTGTCGTGAACATAGAAAGACTTTCTAGATACTCCCCATTGACACCATTTTCCTCGAAAACTTGGCGGTAACTTCCAAGATTTATCTCTTCCAGCCACAATCCAACATCCTGAGAACATATTTTCCAtctcaaatcaaacaaaataaataacaaaacCTGATTCAAAGTATGTGTTTTCTAGTTTTAACACATCCACAGATGTCCAGTAGTGTCCTTAGAACTGTTTATGTTATGACACTCTCTAGTTATCTATCTTGTGAACCTTATAGAAGGCTGCTCATTGAACATATGCAGTAAAGTGAAAATAGCTGCTGGGAATAAATATTCAATAAATAAGGATGGAATCCATAGTAGACATCTATCATCACCAAACATTGTATATGTGGATTTAGCCATGGATTGCTGTTGAAGGGCATGGAAAAGGGAGGAGAAAATTTCATATTTACCACAAGTAGCATAGTGTTTTCATATATAGTTAACTTAGAGAACTTTGCACAGAATTTAACTATAGGATGTCTTCTTGGTCTCGGAAAAACTAGTGATAGAGTGTTGAGCCGCAGATCAGATGAAACAAGGCTTTCTTGCTTAATTTCAAACTTCAAACATTAAGAAAAAAGGGGTATATATCAGCTGTAATTCAAGGATTCCATTCTTAGAATGCTTCACCTTATCAGGTAAAACATATCGAGCAAGCACCAATATTCAAAAGGTGAATATCAATTCCAACATAAGAAATCTTTGAATTGGCTCTTTTGCTCAAGTTTTGGATCAGACCAGCTCTATAGTTCAGAATCTTGCTTAACCCAGAGTTTTAACTCCAATGATATTCCATGACTCATTCCTCCTAATCAATTTCTAGAGCTTCCTTAAGTCAATAGTGTGGCATCTTTCTTGCCAAGCAGAGAAGGATTATAGTAGACCAATATAGCCTATATTAATCTTGTTTTCTGTTTGACattccttttgcttctttttggaaattttgataattataattatagtAGATGTCATTTGGCAACTTAATGGAATATGCAAAAGACACTTaaactaataaaatcaaattaagagaaaaataaaTCTAAATGGTTTGTCAATGCCCCTCCTGTACCATCTTCAATTCACTGGAAATGTCAGATCCCTTGGGTTATCATAATTGTCACCTTATCCCTAACAGATACAATACTTCCATACAGATACAATATTTCCATCACATGTAGAGAAATTTCAGTCATCCACCAAGAATTTGTAGATTTAGAGTTTCTTTCTTGGATTGCTAGGTTTCTGTCGGGTGCTTAGAGCATATTTTTGAGAGGTCAGGAATGATTTTCTCTATGGATTTGTGGACCTCCCAAGAGAGAGGGTGACTCAGACATGTTTTTTATTGGACCAATTACAATGGTGGTGCCAATTTTGTTCTTCAAGACTACTGCTTATCTTTTTTACACAAGGACCTAACCTAGGAACTCTGACTGTTTTGATTAGTCACACAGAAATCAAATTGCTGATTCTTTACTTAAGCTTTCTTCAGAGATTTACACCTCAGAAATCAAATGCAACCCAGAAAATTACTAATATCATCAGAGATTCTTTACTTAAGCTTTCTTGCCATGCATATATGCTTACACGAGGCCAATCAGATTGCTGATTGGTGTGCCAATTACGGGTGTTTGTTTGGTCATACTTATACTTGGGAATATATGCTTATGCCTGCAGTTTTGACCTTCTTGAGCTCAAATCATACTCATGCATGAACTTATATAGACTTGTCTTATATGCTGATACACTTTAAGGGAGCATCTAATTTGTGATTAATGAGGGCTAATAAGTAGGTTAAAGGATTAACCAACAATAGCCAATCAAAGAAGCGATTGTTTTAATTTGATCAAGTATTGTAACCCAAATAACCCTTGATCGTATTAATGATTAATCTTCCGCTATCTTTGCTACCCTAGTTAAGTTAGCTAGGTCAGTatacaatggaagaggaatcatctGGATTAACTTAACTCCACCTAGGTATCTGAATCTAGACTCCTGATTTAGAATAAGGGCACGACTGAATTCATGTATACTACTTTTACCAACTTATGCAAGCTTGAAAATTTCGAGGCGATGAAAGGGCAAAACCACCAGTACCATGGAATCGCAAGGTCAACGCACTTTTGTGGAAACCAATGTAGCACTCAAAAACGAAACTGCACGATCATAATCCATCAGGCATCCAGATCAAGAGAATACACTACGCTAGACGCGAAGAAACGAGCAATCAATTCACAAAGTCcatgtttttctttctttcccaCGACAGAATACCACAATTGCAATTGAAGACGTTAAGATTGATCAAAAGATACCTCGACGGTCCAAATGAAGAAATCCAAGGGTTCGGGGGACCGCCCTTTGCTCATCTCCCTCTTCCGCGCAAAGAAACCCTACAGTTACAGATTCCAAGAGCAGTTACAGCACAGGTACATTTCCGTCGCACTAAACCAGTAAACAAAGGAAAAAGCACCAAGATTCGTCGAACGATTACCGTCTCGAAGGTTTTGGATCAGACCAGACGGCAACCTACGAAGGCGGATCGGATCGAGTTGACGAGATCCCCTCAGCGCTCAAGACATGGGGAGTTAGACGCCAATTTCCTCAGGAGATCGCCAATCTCTTCGTCGCCAACAAGGAGCGGAGAGAGGACGAGAAAGAGAGGAGTCGTTGAAGGCCTCACTCTGCCTATTTAGTGCTGCGAGCAATCGAATTGTTCTCTTGCCCCTTTCGTTCTCTCTCAAAACAAGCCTCCTCCGTTTTGTTGATTcgctaaatatta
The DNA window shown above is from Musa acuminata AAA Group cultivar baxijiao chromosome BXJ2-4, Cavendish_Baxijiao_AAA, whole genome shotgun sequence and carries:
- the LOC135609484 gene encoding uncharacterized protein LOC135609484, encoding MSKGRSPEPLDFFIWTVEDVGLWLEEINLGSYRQVFEENGVNGEYLESLSMFTTEQILRFIRRCHMKWGDFITLCKELRRIKVACLKGEQEVRKPWWAPSCLSVVFVRLAKRNRQSRVVSMKLEP